Below is a genomic region from Tepidiforma bonchosmolovskayae.
AGCCCCACCGGCTGGTCAACTTTCTCGGCGAGTGGCTGCAGGTCGGCGAGGATGTTAAACAGCGCCTGCTCGAAATGGAAGCGGCGGAGGACCGCGTCGCCTATCTCGCCGAAGTCCTCGACGACCTGGTCATGCGCACGAAGGATGCCGTTATCGAGCACCGCCGGAAGAAGTACGGCGCCCTGGGCATCGCAAACTGAACGAACCCGGCCTCAGCCCAGCTCGAGCATCCGCTCCAGCGCCACGAGCGACCACTTCCGCGTCTCGGGGTCGACCCGGACTTCGTTCACGACCTGCCCCTGCACGAGGGCTTCGAGCGTCCAGGCCACATACGCCGGGTGGATGCGGTACATGGTGCTGCACGGGCACACCACCGGGTCAAGGCAGAACACCGTCTTGTCGGGGTTCTGCTTCGCCAGCCGGTTGACCAGGTTGATCTCCGTCCCGACCGCCCACGTCGTGCCTGCAGGAGCCTCGCGGATCGTCTTCGCAATCTTCTCGGTCGAACCGTAGCTGTCGGCCGCCTGGACGACCTCCCACCGGCACTCGGGGTGCACGATGACATGAACGCCCGGGTGCTCCCGGCGCGCCTTCTCGATCTGCTCGACCGTGAACCGCTGGTGGGTGCTGCAGTGCCCCTGCCAGAGGATGATCTTCGCCTTGCGGAGCGCCTCCGGCGTCGTGCCGCCCATCGGCAGCCGCCAGTTCCACAGCACCATCTCGTCGAGCGGGATGCCCATGGCGTACCCGGTATTCCGGCCGAGGTGCTGGTCCGGGAAGAAGAAGACCTTCTCTCCCCGCTCGAAGGCCCAGCGCAGGGCGCGGTCAGCGTTGCTCGACGTGCACACCAGCCCGCCCCGTTCGCCCACGAACGCCTTCAGGCTCGCAGCGCTGTTCATGTAGGTAACGGGGATGATCCGCGCGTCCTCTCCGAGCACCTCGTGGATTTCGTCCCACGCGGCGTACACATCGTCCGGGTCGGCCATGTCCGCCATCGAGCAGCCCGCGGCCATATTCGGCAGAATGACCCGCACATGCTCGGGCGTCAGGATGTCGGCCGACTCGGCCATAAAGTGCACCCCGCAGAAGAGCACGTACTCGATGCCCTCCTGCTCCGCGGCATGCCGGGCGAGCTTGAAGCTGTCGCCCGTGAAGTCGGCGTACTTGATGACCTCGTCCCGCTGGTAGTGGTGACCGAGGATGACGAGCTTCGAGCCGAGCCGGGCCCGGGCGGCCGCGATCCGGTGGTCGAGCTCTTCGGGCCCCATCTCGAGGTAGACCCGCGGGATATCCTGCTGCCAGCTGACGAAGGCCGGCTCCTGGGCGAGCGGCACCGGCGCCAGCGCTTCTGCCGGGCAAGTATCCGGGTCCGAGTACAGGACGAGCAGCTCGGCGTAGCTCTTTCCTGCCGGCGCCAGTGTTGCAGCCATCGCTTGCCTCCTTACTTAGTGTCAAACGTACACTAAGTACTGCTTCAACTGTGCCGCAGCCGGCGCTTCGTGTCAACCCGACACGAACTCTCCTTGCCACCTGAAAAGAGATTCCGGGGGCGCGACCACATGGGGTGCGCCCCCTTCGCTACCTCCCGGGAGGTCAGCAGCTGCCTCGCGCCGTCAGCTCTTGCGCCGCTGCGCCCGGGCCCACCGGCGGCTGACGATCCACCGGGTGCTCAGCCGCGAGAACCCTGCCCCCAGCAACACCGCCCAGGTCACACTCGCCAGAAGGAACGCTGTATCGTTCAGGGACGCCCACAGGCCCATGTACAGGCCCAAAAATCCCCCGAGGGCGAACGCGAAGAAGACGGGGAACGTTCGCCACTTCCATTCCGGCAGCGGGATTGGACGTGCCGCCGCCGCGGCAGCCGCTGCCGGGCCCTGGGGCCCCGACGCGCCGTGCGGCCGCCTGCGCCGCCGCGCCGGGCTCACGACGGTACCCCGTAGTGCAGCCGAAACGCCATGTCGCACCGGCGGCACAGCGGGACGACATCCCGCCCAAGCAGTTCGCGAACGCCAATCACGTGAACTCCGCACTCCCTCCCGGTTTCACCCTTGCGGGCATCCGGAAAATGAAACAGCTGGCCGCAATCCGCGCAAATCAGCGCGCTCGCGCGGCCGATCGGAAGTTTGCACTCGCAGCAAACCTGGGCCCTCATCCACGCCGCGCGACTCCGCCGGGGAGGTCGCCCCTCCGGAAGAGCAGGATGCCGCCGGCCGTCCGCCGATGGCGGACGCCCCCGGATGCTGCCAGCGCCTCGAGCGCCGCGGGCGTCATCCCCGCAGCGGCCGCTGCCTCTACAAGGTCAAGCACGTCGTCCAGCGACCCCGGCTCGGCCGGCGGGGCCAGGCAGACGTTGCAGGCGAACTCCAGCGCAAGGTGCTCTTCGTTAATCCACACCTGCCCGCAATCGGTCCCCGGTAGGTCCGCCCGCGAGTTCAGGTGATACAGGTTGCCGCACCAGTTGCACCATGCCTCCATATGCGCCTCGACTTCGAGCGCGCACACGTGACACCGCTTCGGCTCTTGCGTCTCCATTCCGTTCCCGAGCATACGGCACACCTTGACTCGCCGTGAATCGCTTCCCTACGATGTTAGCGCTTTAGCATTTTCAGCCGCCATCGCGGCTGCCCGGCGTCGTCACCCGGGCCGGAGGGGACGTGGGACAACCCGAACCAGGCGACCGCGCCGAGCTGCTGACTCGCCTCAGGATCCCCGCGCTTCGGCCCGACCTGCTGCTCCAGGCGCTCACCCACTCCTCCTACCTCAACGAAAACCCTGCGACGCCCG
It encodes:
- the nadA gene encoding quinolinate synthase NadA, encoding MAATLAPAGKSYAELLVLYSDPDTCPAEALAPVPLAQEPAFVSWQQDIPRVYLEMGPEELDHRIAAARARLGSKLVILGHHYQRDEVIKYADFTGDSFKLARHAAEQEGIEYVLFCGVHFMAESADILTPEHVRVILPNMAAGCSMADMADPDDVYAAWDEIHEVLGEDARIIPVTYMNSAASLKAFVGERGGLVCTSSNADRALRWAFERGEKVFFFPDQHLGRNTGYAMGIPLDEMVLWNWRLPMGGTTPEALRKAKIILWQGHCSTHQRFTVEQIEKARREHPGVHVIVHPECRWEVVQAADSYGSTEKIAKTIREAPAGTTWAVGTEINLVNRLAKQNPDKTVFCLDPVVCPCSTMYRIHPAYVAWTLEALVQGQVVNEVRVDPETRKWSLVALERMLELG